Proteins encoded within one genomic window of Acomys russatus chromosome 5, mAcoRus1.1, whole genome shotgun sequence:
- the Sct gene encoding secretin isoform X2 translates to MEPLRLPPPLMLLLLLLLAGSTALPTAPRTPRHSDGTFTSELSRLQDSARLQRLLQGLVGKRSEQDPENTPEKSLTQSKASEDQFCLLWSNPQALQDWLLLPRFSLDGFPSLWLPPGPRPAVKVSEWTEATRLPR, encoded by the exons ATGGAGCCTCTGAGACTCCCGCCTCCgctaatgctgctgctgctgttgctgctagCAGGTTCCACTGCGCTCCCTACGGCTCCCAG GACCCCAAGGCACTCAGATGGGACGTTCACCAGCGAGCTCAGCCGTCTGCAGGACAGCGCCAGGCTGCAGCGCCTGCTGCAGGGTCTGGTGGGAAAACGCAG cgAGCAGGACCCAGAAAATACCCCAGAGAAGAGCCTGACCCAGTCCAAGGCCTCAGAAGACCAGTTCTGCTTGCTGTGGTCGAACCCTCAGGCCCTACAGGATTG GCTGCTACTCCCCAGGTTCTCCCTGGATGGGTTCCCGTCTCTCTGGCTGCCTCCTGGACCAAGACCTGCTGTCAAAGTTTCAGAATGGACTGAAGCGACCAGGCTTCccagatga
- the Drd4 gene encoding D(4) dopamine receptor codes for MGNSSATDDGGLLAGRGPESLGTGAGLGVSGAAALVGGVLLIGMVLAGNSLVCVSVASERTLQTPTNYFIVSLAAADLLLAVLVLPLFVYSEVQGGVWLLSSRLCDTLMAMDVMLCTASIFNLCAISVDRFVAVTWPLRYNSRGQRQLLLIAATWLLSAAVAAPVLCGLNDVPGRDPAVCRLEDRDYVVYSSVCSFFLPCPLMLLLYWATFRSLRRWEAARHTKLHSRAPRRPSGPGPPVADPAQGPFFPDCPPPAPSLLPSGSSGPESDLSRRPYGPEECPLPDAALQQPPAPPSCRRGAKIPGRERKAMRVLPVVVGAFLMCWTPFFVVHITRALCPACVVPPSLVSAVTWLGYVNSALNPIIYTVFNAEFRSVFRKTLCLRC; via the exons ATGGGGAACAGCAGCGCAACTGACGATGGTGGGTTGTTGGCGGGGcgggggccagagtccctagggacTGGCGCAGGGCTTGGGGTCTCGGGCGCTGCGGCACTGGTGGGGGGCGTGCTGCTCATCGGCATGGTGCTGGCAGGGAACTCGCTTGTGTGCGTGAGCGTGGCCTCTGAGCGCACCCTGCAGACACCCACCAACTACTTCATTGTGAGCCTGGCCGCCGCCGACCTTCTCCTTGCAGTGCTGGTACTGCCACTCTTTGTCTACTCCGAG GTCCAGGGTGGTGTGTGGCTACTGAGCTCCCGTCTCTGTGACACCCTCATGGCCATGGACGTCATGCTGTGCACCGCTTCCATCTTCAACCTGTGCGCCATCAGCGTGGACAG GTTTGTGGCGGTGACCTGGCCGCTGCGCTACAACAGTCGGGGCCAGCGCCAGCTGCTGCTCATCGCCGCCACGTGGTTGCTGTCTGCCGCGGTGGCTGCGCCGGTGCTTTGCGGCCTCAACGACGTGCCCGGCCGCGATCCAGCCGTGTGTCGTCTGGAGGATCGCGACTATGTGGTCTATTCGTCCGTTTGCTCCTTCTTCTTGCCCTGTCCGCTCATGCTACTGCTTTACTGGGCCACTTTTCGCAGCCTGCGGCGCTGGGAGGCAGCCCGGCACACCAAGCTTCACAGTCGAGCGCCTCGGCGACCCAGCGGCCCCGGCCCGCCAGTGGCCGACCCTGCGCAGGGTCCCTTCTTCCCAGACTGTCCGCCCCCAGCACCCAGCCTCCTACCCAGCGGCTCCAGCGGGCCAGAGTCAGACCTTTCTCGGAGACCCTACGGCCCCGAGGAGTGTCCGCTTCCCGATGCAGCGCTCCAGCAACCGCCCGCGCCACCTTCCTGCAGGAGAGGTGCCAAGATCCCTGGAAGGGAGCGCAAGGCAATGAGGGTCCTGCCTGTGGTAGTCG GGGCCTTCCTGATGTGTTGGACGCCTTTCTTCGTGGTGCACATCACACGGGCGCTGTGTCCGGCTTGTGTCGTGCCCCCAAGCCTGGTCAGTGCCGTCACCTGGCTAGGCTATGTCAACAGTGCTCTCAACCCCATCATCTACACAGTCTTCAACGCCGAGTTTCGCAGCGTCTTTCGCAAGACTCTCTGTCTCCGATGCTGA
- the Sct gene encoding secretin isoform X1, with protein MEPLRLPPPLMLLLLLLLAGSTALPTAPRTPRHSDGTFTSELSRLQDSARLQRLLQGLVGKRSEQDPENTPEKSLTQSKASEDQFCLLWSNPQALQDCPSPAVTIHRLLLPRFSLDGFPSLWLPPGPRPAVKVSEWTEATRLPR; from the exons ATGGAGCCTCTGAGACTCCCGCCTCCgctaatgctgctgctgctgttgctgctagCAGGTTCCACTGCGCTCCCTACGGCTCCCAG GACCCCAAGGCACTCAGATGGGACGTTCACCAGCGAGCTCAGCCGTCTGCAGGACAGCGCCAGGCTGCAGCGCCTGCTGCAGGGTCTGGTGGGAAAACGCAG cgAGCAGGACCCAGAAAATACCCCAGAGAAGAGCCTGACCCAGTCCAAGGCCTCAGAAGACCAGTTCTGCTTGCTGTGGTCGAACCCTCAGGCCCTACAGGATTG TCCCTCACCAGCTGTCACCATCCACAGGCTGCTACTCCCCAGGTTCTCCCTGGATGGGTTCCCGTCTCTCTGGCTGCCTCCTGGACCAAGACCTGCTGTCAAAGTTTCAGAATGGACTGAAGCGACCAGGCTTCccagatga